The DNA segment GATGAAGAACACGCCCCAGCGGATGGTCAGTTCGTGCCAGCCGCGCTCGGTAAGCTCGAACACGTCGCCCAGCACATAGGGCAGCAGCGGCTTTTTCAGCGCCAGCCCGCCGAGCAGCGCCACGCCGAACAGCGCGTTGACGATGGTCGGCTTCATCTTGATGAAGTGGTCGTCCTGCAGCCACAGCGTCAGCGAGCCGAACACCAGCACGACGCCCGCCGAAATGAGCGGCATGACCGCGATCTTGCGGGCGATGATCCACATCAGCGCCAGGGCGATGAAGGTGGCGACCATGAAGGCGCCGGTGGCGGCGTAGATTCCCGCCCGCCCGTTGGCGATGAAGAACACGACGAGCGGTCCCATCTCCAGCGCGAACTTCATCGCCGGGTGCATGGAACGCAGCTTGGTGTCGCCGGACGTGTCGTTCATGGCAGGATCGGCCTTTCGGGAGGTTCAGTCGTCGAGCCGGGCCGCTTCGGGCGGGAGGCTCATCGGGGGTGGGATCCGGCTGGATCGTGGACAGGGGGTCGAGGATGAGGCCCCACGCCGCGCCGAAGAGCCGCGTGGGGCTGGCATTCAATGGCAGTAGATCTCGCCCTTCACCTGGCAAAAATGTGTCTTGAAGGACTTCGGGAGTTTTTCTCCCTTGTCGATGACGAAAAACAGCACGGTCTTCTGCTTGTCGAGGCCGCCACGGGACTTGCACCAGTTGAAAGCGTAGTTGGCGGCGCTGGACATCATCTGCTCACGCTCCTTGCCGCAATCCTTCGCGTAGTTGTGGTCCTCGTACGACCTCGATTGGGCGGCGGCGGCGTCAGGGGGGCTCGCCAGCATCGCGGTGGTGGAGAACGCGACGGCGGCGGCCGCGGTGCGCAGTGTTCTACCGCCTTGCCGCGTCTTGTTGCCTTGCATCGATGTCCTGCCTTTCCGATCCGGTAATGGAATGAACGGGCTGGAGAACCTCGCAGGGGCCGGCTTCCAAGAGGCCGGGCCTGGTCTTCAGGGCTGGTCTTCGAGACCGACGATGGCGCGGGCGAAATCGCGGGCTTCGAAGGGCTGGAGGTCGTCGACGCCTTCGCCGACGCCGATGAGATGTACCGGCAGGCCGTATCTGGCCGCGATGGCGACAAGAATACCGCCGCGTGCCGTGCCGTCGAGCTTTGTCATCACCAGCCCGGTAACGCCGGCCACGCGCTTGAACGCTTCGACCTGGGACAGCGCGTTCTGCCCGACGGTGGCGTCCAGCGTCAGCACCACGGCGTGCGGGGCGTCGGGCTGCTGCTTCTTGATCACGCGGACGATCTTCTCCAGCTCGGCCATCAGTTCGGCGCGGTTCTGCAATCGCCCGGCGGTATCGATGATGAGGACGTCGGCTCCGTCCGCGCGCGCCTTCTGCAGCGCGTCGAAGGCCACGCCGGCGGCGTCCGCGCCGGGCTCGCGCGAGACCACCGAGGCGCCGGTCCGGTCCGCCCACACCTTGAGCTGTTCGATTGCGGCGGCGCGGAAGGTGTCGCCGGCCGCCAGCACGACCTTCTTGCCCTGCGCGTGGAGGGTCGCGGCCAGCTTGCCGATGGTGGTGGTCTTGCCCGAGCCGTTGACGCCGACCATCAGCAGCACGAAGGGCTTCACATCCGCCGCGAACACGATGGGATGCGCGACCGGCTTCAGCACCGTCTCGATCTCGGCGGCGACGAGGGCGCGCACCTCCTCGGGCTCGATGGTCTTGTCGTAGCGGCCCTTGCCCACCGCCTCGGCGATGCGGGTTGCCGTCTCCACGCCGAGATCGGCGCGGATGAGGATGTCTTCCAGATCGTCCAGCGTGGTGGCGTCGAGCCGGCGCTTGGTGAACAGGTCCGTGATGCCGGTGGAAAGGCTGGACGCGGTGCGCGTCAGG comes from the Ancylobacter pratisalsi genome and includes:
- a CDS encoding septation protein A — its product is MNDTSGDTKLRSMHPAMKFALEMGPLVVFFIANGRAGIYAATGAFMVATFIALALMWIIARKIAVMPLISAGVVLVFGSLTLWLQDDHFIKMKPTIVNALFGVALLGGLALKKPLLPYVLGDVFELTERGWHELTIRWGVFFIVMAVLNEIVWRSVSTDTWVAFKTFGYLPMTLIFAMAQVPLMTRHGVEPEQAPTAKD